Proteins encoded together in one Triticum dicoccoides isolate Atlit2015 ecotype Zavitan chromosome 7B, WEW_v2.0, whole genome shotgun sequence window:
- the LOC119338975 gene encoding aquaporin PIP2-5-like codes for MPMAAAQGKLSPEAMDNEVISNGSAKDYLDPPPAPLVDAGELGKWSLYRAVIAEFTATLLFVYVAVATVVGHKRQTDAQACSGAGVLGIAWAFGGMIAVLVYCTAGISGGHINPAVTFGLLLARKVSLPRAFLYMVAQCVGAICGAALVRAVHGGHHYVLYGGGANELAPGYSRTAGLIAEIAGTFVLVYTVFSATDPKRIARDPHVPVLAPLLIGFAVLMAHLATIPVTGTGINPARSFGAAVVYNGGKAWDDQWIFWVGPFIGAAVATVYHQYILRNSAIFRSNYDASV; via the coding sequence ATGCCTATGGCAGCAGCACAAGGGAAGCTAAGTCCGGAGGCCATGGACAACGAAGTTATCAGCAACGGCAGCGCCAAGGACTACCTCGACCCTCCTCCGGCGCCGCTGGTGGACGCCGGCGAGCTGGGTAAGTGGTCTTTGTACCGTGCCGTCATCGCCGAGTTCACCGCCACGCTGCTCTTCGTCTACGTCGCCGTGGCCACCGTGGTCGGCCACAAGCGCCAGACGGACGCCCAGGCGTGCAGCGGCGCCGGCGTGCTGGGCATCGCGTGGGCCTTCGGCGGCATGATCGCTGTCCTCGTCTACTGCACCGCCGGCATCTCCGGCGGCCACATCAACCCAGCCGTGACGTTCGGGCTACTGCTGGCGCGCAAGGTGTCCCTTCCCAGAGCCTTCCTCTACATGGTGGCGCAGTGCGTCGGCGCCATCTGCGGTGCGGCGCTGGTGAGGGCCGTGCACGGCGGCCACCACTACGTGCTTTACGGTGGCGGCGCCAACGAGCTCGCGCCGGGCTACTCCAGGACGGCGGGTCTCATCGCCGAGATCGCCGGCACCTTCGTGCTCGTGTACACCGTCTTCTCAGCGACCGACCCGAAGCGCATCGCCCGGGATCCACACGTCCCGGTGCTGGCGCCGCTGCTCATCGGGTTCGCCGTGCTCATGGCGCACCTCGCCACCATCCCCGTCACCGGAACCGGGATCAATCCAGCAAGGAGCTTTGGCGCCGCCGTGGTGTACAATGGCGGCAAGGCTTGGGACGACCAGTGGATCTTCTGGGTTGGCCCGTTCATCGGCGCCGCCGTGGCCACGGTTTACCACCAGTACATCCTCAGGAATAGTGCCATCTTCCGGTCCAACTACGACGCCTCCGTCTAG